TGTTCACCTGCATTAGTGGTGAACAAAAACAAATGCCAACTATCAATGCCAGTAAAAATTGAGAAAATTAACCGGGAGGATTTTGATTATGTAGTGAGTGTTGATTTGGGCATTAATAACGCAGCAACCTGCGCGGTAGTAGGGAAAGACGGTACTGTAAAGGCACGGAAATTCGTTAATCCTGCTTCTTACATAGACCGTCGTAATCAACGCCGAATGATGATTGCTAAAAAGTCTAAACAGACTCAAAATATTACTAACTCTAAGCGGAAAAAGGGTTTCTGTAAAGGACTTTACCGCAAGTCCTCACACATTAATTTAGAAATCTCACGTCAAGTTAGCTCTTGTATTGTTGAGTTCGCAAAGGCTCATAACGTCAAAATAATTGTGATTGAGAGTTTAGCTGGCTGGAAGGCGAAAGCTGGAAAGAAAGGTTCTCTTCTAAAACAGAAATTTCATCTGTGGTGTCACGCCAAAATTGTTGAGATAGTCACAGATAGATGGTCTGAATTAGGGGGACAAGTTCAAGCTATCAATCCCAAATATACCAGTGCTTATGCTTTTGATGGAAGCGGTAAAGTTAAGCGCGATAAAAATAATTATTCTCTAGCAAAATTTGCAACAGGCAAGCTTTATAATGCCGATCTGTCAGCATCTTATAACATTGGTGCTAGATATTGGTATTGCCTGATTGTAGGTGATAAAACCTTTTCTAGAGTGTTCGTCAGCCAAAGTTCTAACGACACACTGAGAACGCCAGTAACTCTGGATTCGTTGAGAAGTATTACAGCTTCTTAGCGCACGAATCCCCATCTATAATCTTTGATTTAGATGGGGTGCGTTCAATATACCTATTTTACGATCGCTGATGTTTGCTGTTAGCACCCTTAGCTCTAGCACTCTATTTTTTCTGAGTATCATCCAAGCTAATGGCTAAAATGGGCTTAAGCACTTCCAAATTCAAA
The Gloeotrichia echinulata CP02 DNA segment above includes these coding regions:
- a CDS encoding transposase, producing the protein MSKKRTKRHKSKKKLELIRTDVWNLVTLKSEKEQMLLTIEEYRKYLLPLVIIVNSQWINLSDLTASEKVNAVEKMIHKTADNPNPKHKYFQSIIKSHPSHRKFPSYLRRAAIADAIGIVSSFQTRYREWQSGIRARRDAKPPRLTAMCNTYPVLYKSQQIRYNLNYQTVDIKVWSGTDWVWLSGIKVKRHGLNRHLTDGNEICSPALVVNKNKCQLSMPVKIEKINREDFDYVVSVDLGINNAATCAVVGKDGTVKARKFVNPASYIDRRNQRRMMIAKKSKQTQNITNSKRKKGFCKGLYRKSSHINLEISRQVSSCIVEFAKAHNVKIIVIESLAGWKAKAGKKGSLLKQKFHLWCHAKIVEIVTDRWSELGGQVQAINPKYTSAYAFDGSGKVKRDKNNYSLAKFATGKLYNADLSASYNIGARYWYCLIVGDKTFSRVFVSQSSNDTLRTPVTLDSLRSITAS